A stretch of the Chitinophagaceae bacterium genome encodes the following:
- a CDS encoding DoxX family protein yields MVKLIKTNNINGYLLIRLILGYVFLVAGLQKFLFPEDMGPGRFEDMGYTYPVFTAYFVGFFEALGGFLILIGLFSRLAAVPLVIIMIVAIITTKFPQFEEGFWTFAHAARLDFAMLLTALFVVINGSGKMSIDKSLFKSK; encoded by the coding sequence ATAGTGAAACTAATCAAAACTAATAATATTAATGGCTATTTGCTCATTCGCTTGATTTTGGGCTATGTATTTTTGGTTGCCGGTTTGCAAAAGTTTCTTTTCCCGGAAGATATGGGGCCGGGCAGATTTGAAGATATGGGTTATACTTATCCGGTTTTTACAGCCTATTTTGTTGGTTTTTTTGAAGCATTAGGTGGATTCCTCATTTTAATCGGTTTATTTTCAAGACTGGCAGCTGTTCCTTTAGTTATTATTATGATTGTTGCGATAATTACTACCAAATTTCCTCAGTTTGAGGAAGGTTTCTGGACTTTTGCACACGCCGCAAGATTAGATTTTGCAATGCTGCTTACCGCTTTATTTGTAGTGATAAATGGATCCGGAAAGATGTCTATTGATAAATCATTATTTAAATCAAAATAG